From a single Herbiconiux sp. SALV-R1 genomic region:
- a CDS encoding LacI family DNA-binding transcriptional regulator produces MKPDRDLGLAAVARVAGVSAATVSNVINRPHMVSAETQERVRRAITELDFVPNRAAATLRQGTNRLLGLVIPDVANPFYSAIASAVADAADRHRFTLALCPSHEDHDRELRHFEMLAEQRAAGALVVPMSADASRLNQLRMVGTRLVLVDRIAPSDDGCSVAIDDVQGGTLATAHLLASGAPRITLVNGPRSIPQCDDRRTGARQAFEAVGLAPQLVEYESEHMVLAEGEEIGRRIAEDGAPLSIFCTNDQLAIGVIRGLATAGIRTPADARVVGYGDLAIAEMSTLPLTSVAQPKADLGSRAVELLMAELHDGPGHQHHADILSPRLIVRESAP; encoded by the coding sequence ATCTCGGCCTGGCGGCGGTTGCACGTGTCGCCGGGGTGTCGGCGGCGACCGTGTCGAACGTCATCAACCGACCGCACATGGTGAGTGCCGAGACGCAGGAGCGCGTGCGCCGGGCGATCACCGAACTCGACTTCGTGCCGAACCGGGCGGCCGCCACCCTGCGGCAGGGCACCAACCGGCTGCTCGGCCTCGTCATCCCCGACGTTGCCAACCCCTTCTACTCCGCCATCGCGAGCGCCGTCGCCGACGCCGCCGACCGCCACCGCTTCACGCTCGCGCTGTGCCCGAGCCACGAAGACCACGACCGGGAGCTCCGCCACTTCGAGATGCTCGCCGAGCAGCGGGCCGCCGGCGCGCTGGTGGTGCCGATGAGCGCAGACGCCTCGCGCCTGAACCAGCTGCGGATGGTCGGCACCCGCCTGGTGCTGGTCGACCGCATCGCGCCGAGCGACGACGGATGCTCGGTCGCCATCGACGACGTGCAGGGCGGAACCCTCGCCACCGCGCATCTGCTGGCCTCGGGCGCTCCGCGGATCACGCTGGTGAACGGCCCCCGCTCCATCCCCCAGTGCGACGACCGGCGCACCGGGGCACGTCAGGCATTCGAGGCGGTGGGGCTCGCACCGCAGCTCGTGGAGTACGAGTCGGAGCACATGGTGCTCGCCGAGGGCGAGGAGATCGGTCGGCGCATCGCGGAGGACGGCGCCCCGCTGTCGATCTTCTGCACGAACGACCAGCTGGCGATCGGGGTCATCCGCGGGCTCGCGACAGCCGGCATCCGCACCCCGGCCGATGCGCGGGTCGTCGGCTACGGCGACCTCGCCATCGCCGAGATGTCAACCCTCCCCCTCACCAGCGTGGCGCAGCCGAAGGCCGACCTCGGCTCCCGCGCGGTGGAACTGCTCATGGCCGAGCTGCACGACGGGCCGGGCCACCAGCACCACGCCGACATCCTGTCGCCGCGCCTCATCGTGCGGGAGTCTGCGCCGTAG